The Triticum urartu cultivar G1812 chromosome 6, Tu2.1, whole genome shotgun sequence genome includes the window TCACTGGACTGGGGAAAAGAACTCCTGAATTGTCTACCTCATAGACAACTGGTACACCTATTTCTGATAAAGGAACCTGCTCTTCATAAGCATGACCAATGTTCAAATCAACTGGTCTAGGTGCATCACTTCTCATAACTGTAATGTTAACAACATTCTTTCCTTTACTAGCTATGTCATCCAACATTTCTTCCACCTTGTCATCATCAGTTAATTCTTCCATTCCTCACACACCAACTCCTGGATCTCTAACATAATACATAAAATCCCTTGAACTATAGCCTTCTACCTCTATTAGGGCAATGAGATTCCAGAAGGTTATGTCTGATAAACAGATTGTTCTTTCCAAGTTATCTCTGTCTAGGAAATGGAACCCCACTTCCCATTCTTCATCATCCAAGCTACAAATTCAGATAAAATGCATTTAACGATGTTCACAATTATTGTTAAGAGGTCTCATTGGTGGCAACAGAAATTCAGTTTAGAGTGTTAAAATCCAGTTAACAGTGTAAAAAAAATTCAGTTAACAACATACAATTATCAATAAATTCAGTTAACAGTTAACAGTGTTCACAATATTCAGTTAACAGAGTTAAAATTGTTGGCAACAGAAATTCAGTTAACAGTGTTAAAATCCACTTAACAGTCTTCAAAAAATCCAGTTAACAATATACAATGTTCAATAAATTCAGTACACAGTTAACAGTTTACTGAAAATTTAGTTAACAACTAACATTAACCCTAATGCTAGAACCCTAACACTACAACCTTAGCCGTACTACAACTACCCAAGAACACCAACCATAGAACCCTAACACTACAACCCTAACCCTAGAATACCAATCGGGGAAATGacaaaggaggaggaggatgacttACTCCACACCGCCGAAGGAGGAGGCAAAATGGTGGCTGCCCGTTGGATTGGCCTTCACCGACTGGGCGAACGCAGTAGCCGCCGCGTATTCCAACGACTTCGGCGGCGACGGCGGTTGGGGAAGAGGCAGCGCGCTCGACGGATTGGAGCTCCCGTAGAACTCCGGTGGATCTCCAGCACCGTCGCCCGGAGCATCCCCGCCGGCAGCAACTCCCCCGCCGCCGTCCACACCGCTAGGTTTCGTCGTCGCCATGGATTGGAGCTGGAGGGAGAGGACGGAGCAGATCTGGTCTGGTCGGGCGCCGTCGGTCGGTCGGTCCGGCTCGACAAGATGTACGCTCAAACGGCGCCGTCAGCGCGTCCGTTACGCCACGTCACGCATATTGGGCCCCCCATGTCAGAAACGCCCTCAACCGCGCAGAATTACATGTTCAGTGTAATCTGCAAAACTGTTACTGAATCCGCGGTGGCTTTTGCAAATGATTAGCGACCACGTTGTTTTCTGCAAGATAAGCCCAAATGTGGTGGTTTCTTGCAATTCACTCGTTTCTAACCCTAGTACTATGTTCTGTGCCCTTAGTGCCATGTAATTAATAAAGTTTGATCCTCCAGCTTCAACATTGTGTACACTACATATTATTCGTAGTGACATCACATATTTGATTCATCAATCTTTGCAATCCATACAATGAAATGGAGCATACAAGTACTTTGTACTGTTTACCTAAAAAGCACTTTCTATAAAATACTACTCTACATAGTTTTGCTTAGCGGTATAGCACATGGATTTACCAACGCTTGCGGTCCAATCCTTCAATGTGACAAAACATTCGGAACGTAATTGCCGATGCAAAGCCCACTCCAAACCCCAGGCCAACAAATGTGAAGAGAAGGATGGCATCAAGTTTATCCTGCCACAAATTATAAGGTTCAGGAGGGTCCAATGCACTTGAATTTGTAGTCTCACATTGTTTAGAGAGCGGACTTCCACATAGCCCCACGTTGCCTTCAAATGAACTATTGGGGAATGACAAGAACTGGTTGCCCTGCGGTATTCTTCCAACCAAGTTGTTGTATGAAAGATTCAACCAGGCAAGAGAGGTTAGAGAGGTCAGCACTTGCGGGATTTCCCCTGAAATCCGGTTCCAGGAGAGGTCCAACGATTCCAGCTGAGACAAGTTACTGAGGCTAGATGGCATTTGTCCCGTGAAATTGTTGGACGACATATTAACCCCGTGAAGCGAAACAAGATTCCCAATTGACTCTGGAATAGGACCATCAAATGAGTTATTTGAGAAATCGATTGCTTTGAAAGTAGTTAGAATCTTGGTGAAAATAAGGTCGGATCCCTTAAGTGTGATGGTAACAGTGTCTTGATAAAATCCACGTGTCGTGTTTGTGTAATACCCTAAAACTCGTCCCTCCTCATTGACATTTTCCATCATTGCTTTGAATTTATTGAACCATCCTTTTGGCAGGTGTCCATAGAATCTGTTGGAAGCCAAACAGAGTATTTGCAAACTTGGGAACTGGTTGATGGTTCCATGGTCACCATCAAGATCCCTTATTGTTCCATTGAGCTGGTTGGACCGTAAGACAAGGACGCGAAGCTTTGGAAGAATACCCAACCAAGATGGAAAAGAACCGCGGAACTGATTGTTACCAACATCAAGAAGCTCTAACTGTTGACAATTTGACAGTGATCTTGGTAGTTCACCTTCAATTCGATTTCTGTTCAAATCTATCGTTCGAAACTTGCATTCCTCTCTAATATTTTCAGGCAACATCCCGTTGAATTGATTTTCTCTCAACTTCAACACGGCTAGTTTCCCACTTCCTATAAGACATGATGGGAGTGATCCACTAAAATTGTTGTAAGACAGGTCCAAGATATTGAGATGGCTTGCACTGCAGATGGAAGATGGTACATAACCATTTAATTTATTCTTGGACAAATTGAGGTAGAAGCTTCTAATATATCTTCCAAAGTCGGGAAGAATGGAAGAGAAGTTATTGTTTGAATAATCCAATACTTTCCCAGGCATTGCAGTTACTGGTATTGGTATGCTGCCTTGAAGCCTATTAAAGCTGAGATCAAGAGCAGTTAGGCGTGGCATATGAACAAGAGAAGGAAACTTCTCCAAAGCCGTGAACATGTTGCGTGAGAAGTTCAAACTCTCAAGCTGGTCCTTCCAGTTCTCCCATACCAAACTTGGTATAACATCATTTATTTGATTACTTGAAAGGTCAAGAACGGAAACTTTATCTAGATATCTCAGTGAACCCGGAAATTTTGTGAGGTTGCAGGATGCAAGGTGTATCTGGTAGATGTTAGGAAGAGATTTTAAAACGTCACCGCCTTCTTCGTCGGCGATTGATAGCTTGTTGTTGGATAGACTAAGAAAAAAGAGTTTCTCCAACCTCCAGAAAGAGCTTAGTTTGATTGTGCCTGACAATCTATTTGATTCAAAGTTGAGGTATTCAAGATGTTTAAGCTGAAGGATTGATTTGGGTATATGGCCAGTTAACTGGTTGTCGTTTATCTCGACAGTAGACAAGGATGAATATAGAGGGGAAGGAATGTCTTCAAGATGACCAGAGAGTTGATTGTTCTTTAGGGAAAGCACTTTCAATGCTGGAAAAGCGAACAACGATTGTGGAATTTTCCCTGCATGAAAAGGGCGAGTACTAGTCAAAATATGTTCCAGTGCTTTTAAAAGAAAATTAATACACATATCTTGATGTATCTATGGCAAAATAGCAATCAGTTTTTTTAAAAAGAAGTAAATTATCCATTAATTTCTGAAATATTTCATGACTTTTAGGTGCGATACTGTGTTCATATACTTTTATAGTTAATTCGGCCTATATTTCTAACAAACTTAAATAACACTACTAATAGGGCAGCCCGGTGCACGTAGCTTCTGCTTGCGCAGAGTCCGACCACTTTGGGTCTATTGTACGCAGCCTTTCCCTACATTTCTGCAAGAGGCTACTAATGCAGAGGCAGGGATAAACATAAATAACACTACTAATGCCCCAAAAAATTAAATAACCACATTTTTAACTGtgcatgctaaccaacatttacaGATAAATAGTACAATTGATAGTTTAATAGAATATGTGGTTTTCAGCTATGGTGTGGGCATCGTCTGACGCAGAGGCCAGGGGTAAACCCTCCTTTTCGGAAAAGGTAGTTTTCAGCTAAGTAAATTACTGAAGACTATGGTTATAGTAGTTGGAAATTAAGTTTCACTGTGAGTAGCGAAAGTGTTATGGCCATAAAAAGTTTCACAAAAGAACATCCTAACCAAACTATAGCTCGATCTACCGAAAAAAGTTTTCGCCATTGtttatatataaagcaaagaCCAACGACAATTCACCGCAAACAACACACACCCGAGGCAGGATACATAGGTGCTGAAGAACAGCTACAACCGGAGTGTGGCTCATTGTGAAATGTGAACTCGCTAGAGGTGTGGTTAGGCAAGTACTACACAACTAAAAAGTGTCGAGTATAAAAAATAAGATGTTTTTTCTGCAAAAATGTTTACTCTTTCTGTAAATACATGGGGTGACCTCATTGTTTCAGGTTGAAAAACAGAGTAATTTCCTTTTCTTAGCAGTACCGTGTATTTGAATAGATGAGAGTTGTGTCAACCATGATATGCATTTAGCTAGGAACGAAAAGAAGCATTATCTGAGATTGTAGTTAGGATCTCACCAACAAGGCTGTTGTTCCCTAGCCGTAAAACTTCAAGCCGGGTCAAGTTTGCGATTGCCGAGGGAATCGACCCAGAATGCCGGCAACCTTGGATACTCAATGTTGTCAACCTGTTAAGGTTTCCGATCCATGAAGGCATCGGTTGCCCGGTGTAGTTGCAATTTTCGAAATCCAGCAGCGTCAGCTTCGCAAGAGTTCCAATCTGATCAGGCACCGTCCCAGTGAAACTGCAACTCTTCATGCGCAGGTACACCAAGCCCGTCAGATTGCCGATCCAAGAGGGCTGTGACCGAGAGAAATCATATCTCTCGAGGCGCAAAGATGTCAGCTGCCTGATATCGCCAACCGAAGAAAGCTCGGGACCTACCGGGTCCCAGGAGCTCGACCCGTGAAGCTCCAGAGTGTTCAGTGATGGGAGCTTGCTCAGCGAAGAGAGCCCCTCGGAAATGCGTGTGGTGGTGAGGCTCAGGATCTTGAGGGAGGTGAGGTTGAGGAGTGCGGGGTCGACACGGCGGATCGCCGCGTCGACGACGCTGAGGTTCAGGGAGATGACCCTTCCGGAGGCTGCGTCGCAGGCGACACTCTCCCAGTGGCAGCAGTCTTTTCCAGCTCGCCATGACGGTAGGTTTGCATGGGTGAAGGAATGTTTGAGGTGGAGGAGGGCTGAGGCTTGGTCTGGGAGGCAGGGGACGGTGCTGTTGGTGGTGTTGGCTGAAGCGTGCATGGAACAGGAGCATATGAGGAGGAGCGTGAGGATGTGGAGGTGGTGCAGAATGGGAGTAGCCACCATTTTGCTGCTGGCCTGCGGCTTCCAATGGTGTAGGA containing:
- the LOC125512924 gene encoding receptor like protein 22-like — translated: MVATPILHHLHILTLLLICSCSMHASANTTNSTVPCLPDQASALLHLKHSFTHANLPSWRAGKDCCHWESVACDAASGRVISLNLSVVDAAIRRVDPALLNLTSLKILSLTTTRISEGLSSLSKLPSLNTLELHGSSSWDPVGPELSSVGDIRQLTSLRLERYDFSRSQPSWIGNLTGLVYLRMKSCSFTGTVPDQIGTLAKLTLLDFENCNYTGQPMPSWIGNLNRLTTLSIQGCRHSGSIPSAIANLTRLEVLRLGNNSLVGKIPQSLFAFPALKVLSLKNNQLSGHLEDIPSPLYSSLSTVEINDNQLTGHIPKSILQLKHLEYLNFESNRLSGTIKLSSFWRLEKLFFLSLSNNKLSIADEEGGDVLKSLPNIYQIHLASCNLTKFPGSLRYLDKVSVLDLSSNQINDVIPSLVWENWKDQLESLNFSRNMFTALEKFPSLVHMPRLTALDLSFNRLQGSIPIPVTAMPGKVLDYSNNNFSSILPDFGRYIRSFYLNLSKNKLNGYVPSSICSASHLNILDLSYNNFSGSLPSCLIGSGKLAVLKLRENQFNGMLPENIREECKFRTIDLNRNRIEGELPRSLSNCQQLELLDVGNNQFRGSFPSWLGILPKLRVLVLRSNQLNGTIRDLDGDHGTINQFPSLQILCLASNRFYGHLPKGWFNKFKAMMENVNEEGRVLGYYTNTTRGFYQDTVTITLKGSDLIFTKILTTFKAIDFSNNSFDGPIPESIGNLVSLHGVNMSSNNFTGQMPSSLSNLSQLESLDLSWNRISGEIPQVLTSLTSLAWLNLSYNNLVGRIPQGNQFLSFPNSSFEGNVGLCGSPLSKQCETTNSSALDPPEPYNLWQDKLDAILLFTFVGLGFGVGFASAITFRMFCHIEGLDRKRW